A single genomic interval of Lysobacter avium harbors:
- a CDS encoding M48 family metallopeptidase, whose product MNFFEHQAAARRSSARLLALFSLAVVSVVLAVDLVAWSVAGSNVAVLAWCTVLTLLVIGMGSLYRLASLGRGGESIAMEMGGEPAPEDSTDPDLRRFRNVVEEMAIASGVPMPRLYVLEHDAGINAFAAGYSPSDAVVAVTRGALERLNRDELQAVVAHEFSHILNGDMRLNLRLVGVLFGISMIALIGHKVLHFGLYGSRDGGRGPTAAIFMMAGAVVALVVGWIGLFFARMIRAGISRSRERLADASAVQFTRQTTGLAGALKKIAGLPDGSHLFAVADAEEISHMLFGEGLRFGSLFGPMLATHPPVLERIKALDPSFTNARLDTLARRWMDHPPHGLEEDVQLGLHDSSPLPASGADYRVDEQRVSGHVGQPDATDYRHAGGIVAAIPEELRVFAADREKVMPLILGLLLDDQRPIADKQLFGVGARLGRAVAADLATMAEPLRGLHPALRMPLAALAFPVLRRRPRPELELFLDAANAMVLADGSVSLFEYCLGRLLTVQLRESLDPSRYARTGRRSPPKVKQEIAIMLAVVASSGHPDAAVARRAYIAGMQRILPQATLPYVVPSQGVLALEDVWVPLDSLDPLAKRLLVEAITLAIGHDGRVTVAESELLRTVCGVLHCPLPPMLAQA is encoded by the coding sequence ATGAACTTCTTCGAACACCAGGCGGCTGCCCGGCGCAGTTCCGCGCGCCTGTTGGCATTGTTTTCGCTTGCCGTCGTGTCGGTGGTGCTGGCGGTAGACCTCGTCGCGTGGTCGGTGGCCGGCAGCAACGTGGCGGTTCTGGCCTGGTGCACGGTGCTGACCCTGCTGGTGATCGGGATGGGTTCGCTGTACCGCCTTGCGAGCCTGGGTCGGGGTGGCGAGTCGATCGCGATGGAGATGGGTGGCGAGCCCGCGCCGGAAGACAGCACCGATCCGGACCTGCGGCGCTTCCGCAATGTGGTCGAGGAAATGGCGATCGCCTCCGGTGTGCCGATGCCGCGGCTGTATGTGCTGGAGCACGATGCCGGGATCAACGCCTTCGCCGCCGGTTACTCGCCGTCCGATGCGGTGGTCGCGGTGACGCGTGGCGCCTTGGAGCGGCTGAACCGCGACGAGCTGCAGGCGGTGGTGGCGCATGAGTTCAGCCACATCCTCAATGGCGACATGCGCCTCAACCTGCGTCTGGTGGGAGTGCTGTTCGGGATCTCGATGATCGCGCTGATCGGGCACAAGGTGCTGCATTTCGGCTTGTACGGTTCGCGCGACGGCGGGCGCGGTCCCACCGCAGCGATCTTCATGATGGCCGGCGCAGTGGTGGCCCTCGTGGTCGGTTGGATCGGCCTGTTCTTCGCGCGCATGATCCGTGCCGGCATCAGCCGCAGCCGCGAGCGGCTGGCCGATGCAAGCGCTGTCCAGTTCACGCGCCAGACGACGGGCCTGGCGGGGGCTTTGAAAAAGATCGCCGGGTTGCCCGACGGCTCGCATCTGTTCGCCGTCGCGGACGCGGAGGAAATCAGCCATATGCTGTTTGGCGAGGGCCTGCGTTTCGGCAGCCTGTTTGGTCCGATGTTGGCCACGCACCCGCCTGTGCTGGAACGGATCAAGGCATTGGATCCTTCATTTACCAACGCCCGACTGGACACCCTGGCCCGGCGCTGGATGGACCATCCGCCGCATGGGCTGGAAGAGGATGTGCAACTGGGATTGCATGACAGCAGCCCGCTGCCGGCCAGCGGCGCCGACTATCGCGTCGACGAACAGCGGGTGTCGGGCCACGTAGGCCAGCCCGACGCGACCGACTACCGCCATGCGGGCGGCATCGTGGCCGCGATTCCCGAAGAGCTGCGGGTGTTCGCCGCCGACCGCGAAAAGGTCATGCCGTTGATCCTCGGCCTGTTGCTGGACGACCAGAGGCCGATTGCCGACAAACAGCTTTTCGGGGTCGGCGCGCGGCTGGGTCGTGCGGTCGCCGCCGACCTGGCGACGATGGCAGAGCCACTGCGGGGCCTGCACCCGGCGTTGCGGATGCCGCTGGCCGCGCTGGCGTTCCCGGTGCTGCGCCGGCGGCCCCGGCCGGAGCTGGAGCTGTTCCTGGATGCTGCCAATGCGATGGTGCTCGCCGATGGCAGCGTGTCACTGTTTGAATATTGCCTGGGTCGTCTGCTGACAGTGCAGCTGCGCGAGTCGCTGGATCCGTCGCGTTACGCCCGGACCGGCCGACGCAGTCCGCCGAAGGTCAAGCAGGAAATCGCCATCATGCTCGCGGTGGTGGCCTCGTCCGGTCATCCCGATGCCGCGGTGGCGCGGCGGGCCTACATCGCCGGCATGCAGCGGATACTGCCGCAGGCGACCCTGCCGTACGTGGTTCCATCGCAGGGGGTGCTGGCGCTGGAGGATGTGTGGGTTCCGCTGGATTCCCTGGACCCGCTGGCCAAGCGCCTGCTGGTTGAGGCGATCACACTGGCGATCGGTCACGACGGCCGCGTGACGGTAGCCGAATCGGAGCTGCTGCGCACCGTCTGCGGCGTGCTGCACTGCCCGTTGCCGCCGATGCTGGCCCAGGCGTGA
- a CDS encoding LemA family protein produces the protein MMFSFLILLGLVLLFIFWVVAIYNGLIAARNAYKNAFAQIDVQLQRRFELIPNLVEIAKRYMAHERETLEAVMTARSAAMSGAAAAKSVPGDPAAMARLGSSEGVLGGALGRLMMVAEAYPELQANQTMRELTEELRSTENRVAFSRQAYNDGVTVYNNRREVFPASLIAGNCGFRPAGLLAIPSAEAEMRQSPKVAF, from the coding sequence ATGATGTTCAGCTTCCTGATTCTATTGGGGTTAGTCCTCCTGTTCATCTTCTGGGTAGTGGCGATCTACAACGGCCTGATCGCGGCCCGCAACGCGTACAAGAACGCGTTCGCACAGATCGATGTGCAGCTGCAGCGGCGTTTCGAGCTGATCCCCAACCTGGTCGAGATCGCCAAGCGCTACATGGCGCACGAGCGCGAGACCCTGGAAGCGGTGATGACCGCGCGCTCGGCGGCGATGTCGGGTGCGGCCGCGGCCAAGAGCGTGCCAGGTGATCCTGCGGCGATGGCCCGGCTTGGCAGCAGCGAAGGAGTACTCGGCGGCGCGCTGGGACGTCTCATGATGGTGGCCGAGGCCTACCCCGAACTGCAGGCCAACCAGACCATGCGCGAGTTGACCGAAGAGCTGCGAAGCACGGAGAACCGGGTAGCGTTCTCCCGTCAGGCATACAACGACGGGGTAACCGTTTACAACAACCGCCGCGAAGTGTTCCCGGCGAGCCTGATCGCCGGGAACTGCGGCTTCAGACCGGCCGGCCTGCTCGCCATTCCGAGCGCAGAGGCCGAGATGCGGCAGAGCCCGAAAGTCGCGTTCTGA
- a CDS encoding serine hydrolase domain-containing protein translates to MKDESNRRTRLARRVAALTFLLTVALASTAQTSLLGGDPQASAPLPVHSSPMDAFIATQVVPDQRPVQASPAPLALKPQGPALPAGFDVATFEAIAQQMVADQRVPGMAMAIVHNGQVLSARGYGITDVSDAQPVDAHTVFRLASLSKSFAGTMAGLLVNNGTLRWDSHLTDYVPDFRMSQPGAAQQITVADILSHRVGLTNNAYDRDLEGYVPYRDLSRRLAAAPMKCAPGTCYAYQNVAFSLIGDIVFATTGDFYSQEVSRRLLKPLGMNDASLGLEGIESSARWAKPHVRGKGGWVSVMPKSTYYEVAPAAGVNASASDMAQWLLAHTGHRPDVLPAPLLATLHEPLVDTPDQTRSSAWRRARLDSAGYALGWRVYEYAGHRVVYHAGAVQGYRGMIALVPDTDLGIVMLWNGESTLPTGLLPTMLDRALDIPSSMTAWLDPKIDPSIRYASWPQQNSDAPGSTATRSTAAPQ, encoded by the coding sequence ATGAAAGACGAATCGAACCGGCGGACAAGGCTCGCCAGGCGCGTAGCCGCACTGACCTTCCTGCTTACGGTGGCGTTGGCGTCTACGGCGCAGACCTCGCTGTTGGGCGGCGATCCGCAAGCCAGCGCGCCGCTGCCCGTCCACAGCTCGCCGATGGACGCCTTTATCGCGACCCAGGTCGTGCCGGACCAGCGCCCGGTGCAGGCGTCGCCTGCGCCGCTTGCGCTCAAGCCGCAAGGCCCTGCACTGCCGGCCGGATTCGACGTCGCCACCTTTGAAGCCATTGCCCAGCAGATGGTTGCCGACCAGCGCGTGCCGGGCATGGCGATGGCCATCGTGCACAACGGCCAGGTGCTCAGCGCCCGCGGGTATGGCATCACCGATGTCAGCGACGCGCAGCCGGTCGACGCACACACCGTGTTCCGTCTGGCGTCGCTGTCCAAGAGTTTCGCCGGGACCATGGCCGGACTGCTGGTCAACAACGGCACCCTGCGCTGGGACAGCCACCTGACCGACTACGTGCCCGACTTCCGCATGAGCCAGCCCGGTGCCGCCCAGCAGATCACCGTTGCCGACATCCTCAGCCACCGCGTCGGCCTGACCAACAACGCCTACGACCGCGACCTTGAGGGCTACGTGCCCTATCGCGACCTCAGCCGCAGGCTGGCGGCAGCGCCCATGAAGTGCGCGCCCGGCACCTGCTACGCCTACCAGAACGTTGCCTTCAGCCTGATCGGCGACATCGTGTTCGCGACCACCGGCGACTTCTACAGCCAGGAAGTCAGCCGTCGCCTGCTCAAGCCGCTGGGCATGAACGACGCCAGCCTGGGCCTGGAAGGGATCGAATCGAGCGCGCGCTGGGCCAAGCCGCACGTTCGGGGCAAGGGCGGCTGGGTGTCGGTGATGCCCAAGTCCACCTATTACGAAGTGGCGCCAGCGGCCGGAGTCAATGCCAGCGCCAGCGACATGGCGCAATGGCTGCTCGCCCACACCGGTCATCGCCCTGACGTCCTGCCGGCGCCACTGCTTGCCACCCTGCACGAGCCGCTGGTGGATACGCCTGACCAGACGCGTTCGTCGGCATGGAGGCGCGCGCGCCTGGATTCCGCCGGCTACGCACTTGGGTGGCGGGTGTACGAATATGCCGGCCACCGCGTGGTTTACCACGCCGGCGCGGTGCAGGGTTACCGCGGCATGATCGCCCTGGTGCCCGATACGGATCTGGGCATTGTGATGTTGTGGAATGGCGAAAGCACGCTGCCAACCGGCCTGCTGCCGACCATGCTGGATCGGGCGCTGGATATCCCGTCTTCGATGACCGCATGGCTTGATCCGAAGATCGATCCCAGCATCCGCTATGCCTCATGGCCGCAGCAGAACAGCGACGCTCCGGGTTCGACCGCAACGCGCTCGACCGCCGCTCCGCAGTAA
- a CDS encoding histone H1-like repetitive region-containing protein has product MAMRKAATKSPTPRKTASKSAAKPSATNSGSNGAATDGMGASAAQADGMTAAAKPAARKTPSKKTAMAKAPAKKAAAKKTATTKSAASKSASAGATAKKATVKKAATTKTAAKKATAKKASVKKPAVKKAAAKKATAKKATAKKVTAKKAVAKKTPAKKATAKAATAAKATKSAATKKATAKKTSAKKAPAKKAAAGKTATKKAATRTSATKKATAGKSASAKTGAKKAAASKTAAKKAAPKKAAARKVPAKKAATAKTASKKAPAKKAAAKKPASSASSKTPAKRAAKSAGESGAGKKPAAARKSSSKKKSVMPPTATPETPKALL; this is encoded by the coding sequence ATGGCCATGAGAAAAGCTGCAACGAAATCGCCCACCCCGAGAAAGACGGCAAGCAAATCAGCCGCGAAACCGTCGGCCACCAACTCCGGCAGCAACGGCGCGGCCACCGATGGGATGGGTGCCAGCGCCGCGCAGGCGGACGGGATGACGGCCGCCGCCAAGCCCGCCGCACGCAAGACGCCATCCAAGAAGACCGCGATGGCAAAGGCGCCGGCCAAGAAGGCTGCCGCGAAGAAGACTGCCACCACGAAATCCGCTGCCAGCAAGTCGGCCTCCGCTGGCGCCACGGCAAAGAAGGCGACGGTGAAGAAAGCGGCGACCACCAAGACCGCCGCGAAAAAAGCGACGGCGAAAAAAGCCAGCGTGAAAAAGCCCGCAGTGAAAAAGGCCGCTGCCAAGAAGGCGACTGCGAAGAAGGCAACGGCAAAGAAGGTCACAGCCAAGAAGGCAGTGGCGAAAAAGACACCTGCGAAGAAGGCAACCGCCAAGGCCGCAACCGCAGCGAAGGCGACCAAGAGCGCCGCGACCAAAAAGGCAACGGCGAAGAAGACCTCGGCCAAGAAGGCTCCAGCCAAGAAAGCGGCAGCCGGGAAGACCGCGACGAAGAAGGCGGCAACCAGGACGAGCGCAACGAAGAAGGCCACGGCCGGCAAGAGCGCCTCGGCGAAGACCGGTGCGAAGAAAGCCGCAGCCAGCAAGACCGCAGCAAAGAAGGCTGCGCCAAAGAAGGCGGCCGCCAGGAAGGTGCCCGCGAAGAAGGCCGCCACCGCCAAGACGGCGAGCAAGAAGGCTCCGGCAAAGAAAGCTGCTGCGAAGAAGCCCGCCAGCTCCGCAAGCTCAAAGACCCCCGCGAAGCGCGCAGCAAAGTCGGCGGGCGAGTCGGGCGCAGGCAAGAAGCCGGCAGCAGCCCGGAAGTCCTCCAGCAAGAAAAAGTCGGTCATGCCGCCGACCGCGACCCCCGAGACGCCCAAGGCCCTGCTCTAG
- the gcvH gene encoding glycine cleavage system protein GcvH — protein MSEIPGDLKFLKSHEWVRVEDDGTVTIGISDHAQGMLGDLVYVELPAVGDRVEVGNACAVVESVKAASDIYAPVTGTVEAINDALEDKPETINEDAFGEGWMFTIKIEDPDQLNDLLDPDAYTAMVEDDDA, from the coding sequence ATGAGTGAGATCCCCGGCGACCTGAAGTTCCTGAAATCACACGAGTGGGTGCGCGTCGAAGATGACGGCACGGTCACCATCGGTATTTCCGACCACGCCCAGGGCATGCTCGGCGACCTGGTCTATGTCGAACTGCCCGCGGTGGGCGATCGGGTCGAGGTCGGCAACGCCTGCGCCGTGGTCGAGTCGGTCAAGGCGGCATCGGACATCTACGCGCCGGTCACCGGCACCGTCGAGGCGATCAATGACGCCCTCGAGGACAAGCCGGAGACGATCAACGAGGACGCGTTCGGCGAAGGCTGGATGTTCACCATCAAGATCGAGGATCCCGACCAGCTCAACGACCTGCTCGATCCCGACGCGTACACGGCGATGGTGGAAGACGACGACGCCTGA
- the gcvT gene encoding glycine cleavage system aminomethyltransferase GcvT: MTPTKAPQHTVLNAHHRALGAKMVDFGGWDMPIHYGSQIDEHHLVRQSAGMFDVSHMTVIDLRGPRTRELLRLLMANSIDKLKKPGKALYTCMLNERGGVIDDLIIYFIAEDFFRLVSNASTRDKDLAWIERHAKAFDVSVDERADFGLIAVQGPQARDRVIELLDPAERERIGKLPKFSFTQTRGSDCTDIFIARTGYTGEDGFELVLPESATVSTWQALLDAGVKPAGLGARDTLRLEAGMNLYGQDMDEDVTPYQAALGWTVSLDEGRDFIGRDVIERQHRDGAGWQMIALVMDDRGVLRHGQKVLTDLGDGEILSGTFSPTLGKGIAFARVPAGEIAQGRAGNVRVDIRGKEVPLRVVKFPFVRDGQAQPGVLD; encoded by the coding sequence ATGACCCCCACCAAGGCCCCGCAGCACACCGTCCTCAACGCCCATCACCGAGCGCTTGGCGCCAAGATGGTCGACTTCGGCGGCTGGGACATGCCGATCCACTACGGATCGCAGATCGACGAGCACCATCTGGTGCGCCAGTCCGCCGGGATGTTCGACGTCAGCCACATGACGGTCATCGACCTGCGCGGCCCGCGCACCCGCGAGCTGCTGCGGCTGCTGATGGCCAACTCGATCGACAAGCTGAAGAAGCCGGGTAAGGCGCTCTACACCTGCATGCTCAACGAGCGCGGTGGCGTGATCGACGACCTGATCATCTACTTCATCGCCGAGGACTTCTTCCGCCTGGTCTCCAACGCGTCCACCCGCGACAAGGACCTGGCCTGGATTGAACGCCACGCCAAGGCCTTCGATGTCAGCGTCGACGAGCGCGCCGACTTCGGCCTGATCGCGGTGCAGGGACCGCAGGCGCGCGACAGGGTCATCGAACTGCTGGATCCCGCCGAGCGCGAGCGCATCGGCAAGCTGCCCAAGTTCTCCTTCACCCAGACCCGCGGCAGCGATTGCACCGACATCTTCATCGCGCGGACCGGCTACACCGGCGAGGACGGCTTCGAGCTGGTCCTGCCCGAGTCGGCGACGGTGTCCACCTGGCAGGCGTTGCTGGATGCCGGCGTCAAACCGGCGGGCTTGGGCGCGCGCGACACCCTGCGCCTGGAGGCGGGGATGAATCTCTACGGGCAGGACATGGACGAGGACGTCACGCCTTATCAGGCCGCGCTCGGCTGGACGGTGAGCCTGGACGAAGGCCGTGATTTCATCGGCCGCGACGTCATCGAGCGCCAACACCGCGACGGTGCCGGATGGCAGATGATCGCCCTGGTGATGGACGATCGCGGCGTGCTCCGGCACGGCCAGAAAGTGCTCACCGATCTGGGCGACGGCGAGATCCTTTCGGGGACTTTTTCGCCGACCCTGGGCAAGGGCATCGCCTTCGCCCGGGTGCCGGCGGGCGAGATCGCGCAGGGCCGCGCGGGCAACGTGCGCGTCGACATCCGTGGCAAGGAAGTGCCTCTGCGCGTGGTGAAGTTCCCGTTCGTCCGCGATGGCCAGGCGCAGCCGGGCGTGCTCGACTGA
- a CDS encoding NfeD family protein, with amino-acid sequence MHWDWQAVTWAVVALVLIAAETLIPGAFLLWLGVAAAAVFVLLLLFDLSLLSQAVAFVVLSVISIQIYRTRFRGRGRQSDRPSLNRRADALVGHVATLHTDIVQGRGRVQIADAYWDVTGPELPAGTRVRVVGSEGMTLRVQIAE; translated from the coding sequence ATGCACTGGGATTGGCAGGCGGTCACATGGGCGGTGGTCGCGCTGGTGCTGATCGCCGCGGAGACACTGATACCCGGCGCCTTCCTGCTCTGGCTCGGCGTCGCCGCCGCGGCGGTGTTCGTGCTGCTGCTGCTGTTCGACCTCTCGCTGCTCTCGCAGGCGGTGGCGTTCGTCGTGCTCAGCGTGATCTCCATCCAGATCTATCGCACCCGCTTCCGCGGTCGCGGCCGCCAGAGTGACCGGCCCAGCCTCAACCGCCGCGCCGATGCGCTGGTCGGCCATGTGGCCACCCTGCACACGGACATCGTGCAGGGGCGCGGCCGGGTCCAGATCGCCGATGCGTACTGGGACGTGACCGGGCCGGAGCTCCCCGCCGGCACGAGGGTGCGCGTGGTCGGCAGCGAAGGCATGACGCTGCGGGTGCAGATCGCGGAATAG
- a CDS encoding SPFH domain-containing protein — MNLGSGLAVVLLVVFVVVVFKAVRMVPQGYEWTVEAFGKYTHTLSPGLHFLIPIYQSIGRKINMMEQVLDVPSQDVITKDNAVVKVDGVVYFQVLDAAKAAYEVAQLEIATLSLVMTNIRTSIGSMDLDESLSRRDEINAKVLVAVDQATHPWGLKVNRIELKDIAPPRDLVDAMARQMKAEREKRANILEAEGFRQAEILKAEGQKQGAILHAEGEKEAAFREAEARERLAEAEAKATEMVSNAIANGNVQAINYFVAQKYIEAFKALAEAPNQKFVLMPMESAGVIGSLAGIAELAKDALGAQPGAASAAPRIGR; from the coding sequence ATGAATCTGGGATCGGGCTTGGCGGTGGTGCTGCTGGTGGTTTTCGTGGTGGTCGTGTTCAAGGCCGTGCGCATGGTTCCACAGGGCTACGAATGGACCGTGGAGGCCTTCGGTAAATACACCCACACGCTCTCGCCCGGCCTGCATTTCCTGATCCCGATCTACCAGAGCATCGGACGCAAGATCAACATGATGGAGCAGGTGCTCGACGTGCCCAGCCAGGATGTCATCACCAAGGACAACGCCGTGGTCAAGGTCGATGGCGTGGTCTATTTCCAGGTCCTGGACGCCGCCAAGGCCGCCTACGAGGTCGCCCAGCTGGAGATCGCCACGCTCAGCCTGGTGATGACCAACATCCGCACCTCGATCGGTTCGATGGACTTGGACGAATCGCTGTCGCGGCGCGACGAGATCAACGCCAAGGTGCTGGTGGCCGTGGACCAGGCGACTCACCCGTGGGGCCTGAAGGTCAACCGCATCGAGCTCAAGGACATCGCGCCTCCGCGCGACCTGGTTGATGCCATGGCGCGGCAGATGAAGGCCGAGCGCGAGAAGCGCGCCAACATCCTGGAGGCCGAGGGCTTCCGCCAGGCCGAGATCCTCAAGGCCGAGGGCCAGAAGCAGGGCGCGATCCTGCACGCCGAGGGCGAGAAGGAAGCCGCCTTCCGCGAAGCCGAAGCGCGCGAGCGGCTGGCCGAGGCCGAGGCGAAGGCAACCGAGATGGTGTCCAACGCGATCGCCAACGGCAACGTGCAGGCGATCAACTATTTCGTCGCCCAGAAGTACATCGAGGCGTTCAAGGCGCTGGCCGAGGCGCCCAACCAGAAGTTCGTGCTGATGCCGATGGAATCGGCCGGCGTGATCGGCTCGCTGGCCGGCATCGCCGAGCTGGCCAAGGACGCGCTGGGCGCGCAACCCGGCGCCGCGTCCGCAGCGCCCCGGATCGGACGCTGA
- a CDS encoding potassium channel beta subunit family protein has protein sequence MQYRRLGSSGLQLSALSFGAWVTFGGQVGRTTARKLIAAAWDNGINFFDNAEGYGHGVAESLMGDVIADLRLPRDGYCVSSKVFFGANEDPRPTQRGLSRKHVTDACHAALRRLRVDYLDLFYCHRPDPDTPVEETVWAMDALVRQGKVLYWGTSEWSVGQIREAHKVARQNHLVAPTMEQPQYNLLHRERVELEYAPLYAEYGMGATVWSPLASGLLTGKYNDGIPEQSRLADPAISWLRGFVIGDPEQRRIERAREFTSLAREFGVAPAPLAIAWCLRNPHVSSVILGATSVDQLLQNLQALEVLETLEEACWHKIRVVAN, from the coding sequence ATGCAATACCGTCGCCTCGGTTCATCCGGCCTGCAGTTGTCAGCGCTGTCGTTCGGCGCCTGGGTGACCTTCGGCGGCCAGGTGGGACGAACGACCGCGCGCAAGCTGATCGCGGCGGCCTGGGACAACGGCATCAACTTCTTCGACAACGCCGAGGGCTACGGGCACGGCGTGGCCGAATCGCTGATGGGCGACGTCATCGCCGACCTGCGCCTGCCGCGCGACGGCTATTGCGTGTCGAGCAAGGTGTTCTTCGGCGCGAACGAAGATCCGCGGCCGACCCAGCGCGGGCTGTCGCGCAAGCACGTGACCGACGCCTGCCACGCCGCCCTGCGCCGGCTGCGGGTCGACTATCTGGACCTGTTTTACTGCCACCGCCCCGACCCCGATACACCGGTGGAGGAAACCGTGTGGGCGATGGACGCGCTGGTGCGCCAGGGCAAGGTGCTCTACTGGGGCACCTCGGAATGGTCGGTGGGGCAGATCCGCGAAGCGCACAAGGTGGCGCGGCAGAACCATCTGGTCGCGCCGACGATGGAGCAGCCGCAGTACAACCTGCTGCACCGCGAGCGCGTCGAACTCGAGTACGCGCCGCTGTATGCCGAATACGGAATGGGTGCGACGGTGTGGTCGCCGCTGGCATCGGGCCTGCTCACCGGCAAGTACAACGACGGCATCCCCGAGCAGAGCCGGCTGGCCGACCCGGCCATCAGCTGGTTGCGGGGCTTCGTCATCGGCGACCCCGAGCAGCGCCGGATCGAGCGCGCGCGCGAATTCACCAGCCTGGCCCGTGAGTTTGGAGTAGCCCCCGCGCCGCTGGCGATCGCCTGGTGCCTGCGCAACCCGCACGTGTCCAGCGTGATCCTGGGAGCAACCAGCGTGGATCAGTTGCTGCAGAACCTGCAGGCGCTCGAGGTGCTGGAGACGCTGGAGGAAGCCTGCTGGCACAAGATCCGCGTGGTAGCGAACTGA
- a CDS encoding TMEM165/GDT1 family protein — MIDALPFSTALISTATVALAEIGDKTQLLALLLAARFRRPWPIIAGIAVATVLNHAVAAWAGSAVAVWLQPDVLRWVVAASFILVALWTLKPDTLDEETPIATRSAFMASTVAFFIAEIGDKTQIATVLLAARYVPLWEVVVGTTLGMLLANVPVVLLGSRFANRLPLTAARRTAAAVFLLIGLWVALRGLG, encoded by the coding sequence ATGATTGATGCGCTTCCGTTTTCGACCGCACTGATTTCCACCGCCACCGTTGCCTTGGCGGAAATCGGCGACAAGACCCAACTGCTGGCCCTGCTGCTGGCCGCGCGATTCCGCCGGCCGTGGCCGATCATCGCCGGCATCGCCGTGGCGACGGTGCTCAACCATGCCGTAGCCGCCTGGGCCGGCAGCGCGGTAGCCGTCTGGCTGCAGCCGGACGTGCTGCGCTGGGTGGTCGCCGCCAGCTTCATCCTGGTGGCGCTGTGGACCCTGAAGCCCGACACCCTGGACGAGGAGACCCCGATTGCCACGCGCAGCGCCTTCATGGCCAGCACGGTGGCGTTCTTCATCGCCGAGATCGGTGACAAGACCCAGATCGCCACGGTGCTGCTCGCCGCCAGATACGTGCCGCTGTGGGAAGTGGTGGTCGGCACCACGTTGGGCATGCTGCTGGCGAATGTTCCGGTGGTGCTGCTCGGCAGCCGCTTTGCCAACCGCTTGCCGTTGACCGCCGCGCGCAGGACAGCCGCGGCGGTGTTCCTGTTGATCGGGTTGTGGGTGGCACTGCGCGGCCTCGGCTGA
- a CDS encoding GGDEF domain-containing protein has translation MDGNRSIGAMVGTVLSRPDEIMLAAGASGELLVARLRLVLTASLLLLPLANTLAGGEKGESLIGFGAAIVVNVFAMLWLLLAHRSRHYRWLPFATAAFDVTATTSVLALLGSQHLSAALNSMVVWCLYVLAILMTALRSDGRITLFAGLLALLQYGALNAAVFAIASPEQLVSPEYGAVTRATQIQRLILLALTTALTATIVYRMQRLVHMSGIDGLTRLPNRTWLMHRMPRLLEAAHDQGLSLSLALIDLDNFKAINAEVGHRMGDRVLCHLARVLQDGLEEDEWLVRLGGQELVVVMPLPVGAAWERMEALRRRVAAHPFDPGTVNDEPIRVTLSAGIAASPQDGRDTSHLLGRADRRLKIAKREGRNRVVVRDD, from the coding sequence ATGGATGGCAACCGCAGTATCGGCGCGATGGTGGGCACGGTGCTTTCGCGGCCGGACGAGATCATGCTCGCCGCCGGCGCGTCGGGTGAGTTGCTGGTCGCGCGTCTGCGGCTGGTATTGACCGCTTCCCTCCTGCTGCTGCCGCTGGCCAACACACTGGCTGGCGGCGAGAAGGGCGAGAGCCTGATCGGCTTCGGTGCCGCCATCGTCGTCAACGTCTTTGCGATGTTGTGGTTGCTTCTCGCCCACCGCTCCCGGCACTACCGCTGGCTGCCGTTTGCCACCGCAGCCTTTGATGTCACGGCCACCACCTCGGTGCTGGCCTTGCTCGGGTCGCAGCATCTCTCGGCAGCGCTCAATTCGATGGTGGTCTGGTGCCTGTACGTGCTGGCGATCCTGATGACCGCGCTGCGCAGCGACGGCCGCATCACCCTGTTTGCCGGCCTCCTGGCGCTGCTGCAGTACGGCGCGCTCAACGCGGCCGTGTTTGCGATCGCCTCACCGGAGCAGTTGGTCTCGCCCGAATACGGCGCGGTCACCCGGGCCACCCAGATCCAGCGCCTGATCCTGCTGGCCCTCACCACCGCGCTCACGGCCACCATCGTCTATCGCATGCAGCGCCTGGTGCACATGTCCGGCATCGACGGCCTGACCCGCCTGCCCAACCGGACCTGGTTGATGCACCGCATGCCGCGGCTGCTCGAAGCCGCGCACGACCAGGGCCTCAGCCTGAGCCTGGCGCTGATCGACCTGGACAACTTCAAGGCGATCAATGCCGAGGTTGGCCATCGCATGGGTGACCGCGTGCTGTGCCACCTTGCCCGCGTCCTCCAGGATGGGCTGGAGGAAGACGAGTGGCTGGTCCGCCTCGGCGGCCAGGAGCTGGTCGTGGTGATGCCGCTGCCGGTGGGCGCGGCCTGGGAGCGCATGGAGGCGCTGCGGCGGCGGGTGGCCGCCCACCCGTTCGATCCGGGCACGGTCAACGACGAACCGATCCGGGTGACGCTGAGCGCGGGTATCGCGGCAAGCCCGCAAGACGGACGCGACACCTCGCATCTGCTGGGTCGCGCCGACCGCCGCCTGAAGATCGCCAAGCGCGAGGGACGCAACCGCGTGGTCGTCCGCGACGACTGA